The Pseudomonas fluorescens nucleotide sequence GAGCTACGCCGGCAAGAAGCGTCACCTGCCCTGGTACCTGCTGGCCGCCAAGTGCCTGGCGGCCAATGGCGTGCGAATCTTGCTGCACGGCGGTGGCGCGCACACGGCCGGGCGACTGTACACCGAGCAATTGCTGGAACTGCTGCAGATTCCGCTGTGCCGGGACTGGAACACGGTGTCTGAAGCGCTGGACGGCCACAAGCTGGCCTTTATTCCGTTGCAGGACTGGGCCCCGCGCCTGCAACGGATGATCGACCTGCGCAACACCTTGGGCCTGCGCTCGCCGATTCATTCCCTGGCCCGGGTACTCAACCCGCTCAATGCCCGCTGCGGCTTGCAGAGCATCTTCCACCCTGGCTACCAGGCCGTGCACCGTGAAGCCAGCCGTTTGCTGAGCGACACGGCGATCGTGGTCAAGGGCGATGGCGGCGAGATCGAGATCAACCCGGACACCAGCAGCCATCTGTATGGCACCGCCAATGGCGTTGATTGGGATGAAGAGTGGCCGGCCCTGGCCGCCCAGCGTCACGTCAAACCGGCGAGCCTTGAGCCCGAGCAGTTGCTGGCCGTATGGCGCGGTGATGAACAGAACAGCTATGGCGAGCTGGCCGTGGTGGCAACCATGGCCCTGGCCCTGCGCGGTCTCGGCCAAAGCCGCGAAGAAGCCTTCGCCCAGGCTCAACGCTACTGGGATCAGCGCAACTGATCGACTGAGCCGATCAAACAGGCCCGGACTTTGCGCTATTCGTTCGAACCCAGCTCCGTACACTGGGCTCTATATCAGAACGAATCGCCAAGGAGCTCCGCATGGGCCTGTTGATCGACGGACGCTGGCATGACCAGTGGTATGAAAGCAGCAAAGACGGCGCTTTCCAGCGCGAAAGCGCGCAGCGGCGCAACGCCCTGCCCGCCGCGCAAGCCGGGCGCTACCACCTGTACGTATCGCTGGCCTGCCCCTGGGCCCACCGCACCCTGATCTTTCGCAAGCTCAAAGGCCTTGAGAGCCTGATCGATGTGTCGGTGGTCAGCTGGCTGATGGGCGAGCATGGCTGGACCTTCGACCAGAGCAAGGGCTCGACCGGCGACAAGCTCGAGCACCTGGACTGCCTGCACCAGCGCTACACCCGCGACGACCCGCACTACAGCGGACGGGTCACGGTGCCGGTGCTGTGGGACAAGCACGAGCAGCGCATCGTCAACAACGAGTCGGCGCAGATCATTCGTATCTTCAACTCAGCGTTTGACGGGCTGACCGGCAATCGCCTGGACCTCTATCCGGAACCACTGCGCGCGCAGATCGAAGCGCTTAACGAGCGAATTTATCCGGCGATCAACAATGGCGTGTACCAGGCTGGCTTTGCCACTTCGCAGGCGGCCTACGACCAAGCGTTTGATGAGGTGTTTGCCGAACTGGATCATCTGGAGCGGTTGCTCGGTACCCAGCGCTATCTCGCCGGGGAATACCTGACCGAGGCCGACTGGCGGCTGTTTACCACGCTGATTCGCTTTGACGCGGTGTACCACGGGCACTTCAAGTGCAACCTGCGGCGCATTGCCGATTATCCGAACCTGTCGAACTGGCTACGGGAGCTGTATCAGTGGCCGGGGATCGCCGAGACGGTGAACTTCGAGCACATCCAGAAGCATTACTACATGAGCCACAAGACCATCAACCCGAACGGGATTGTGCCCAAGGGGCCGTTGCAGGATTTTGAGCTGGGGCATGACCGGGAGCGGCTGGTGGGGCGGGGAATTTGGCGCAAGGCCGGGGAATAGGGGTGGATTCATCGCGGGTCAAGTCGAGGCGTCGCACCGCCGCTCCCACAAAACCTGTGGGAGCGGCGGTGCGGCGATCCGACTTGACCCGCGATGCGGTTACGGCTGGGCGCCTTCGAACCAGGCCAGCTTCTCGCGAAGCTGCACCACTTCACCGACGATCACCAGGGTCGGCGCATGCACTTCATGCTCGGCCACAAGCTTGGGCAAGTCGGCCAAGGTGCCAGTGAACACCCGCTGATTCGGCGTGGTGCCCTGCTGAACCAAGGCTGCCGGGGTATCGGCCGCCCGCCCGTGACGAATCAGCTCGGCACAGATGGTCGGCAAGCCAACCAGGCCCATGTAGAACACCAGGGTCTGCGCTGGCGCCACCAGGTCATTCCAGGGCAGGTCGCTGGTACCATCCTTGAGGTGACCGGTGACGAAACGCACCGACTGGGCATAGTCGCGGTGGGTCAGCGGGATGCCGGCATAGGCCGAGCAACCACTGGCTGCGGTAATCCCCGGCACCACCTGAAACGGAATGCCCTGGGCCGCCAGTTCTTCGATCTCTTCGCCGCCACGGCCGAATATGAACGGATCGCCGCCCTTCAGACGCAACACACGCTTGCCCTGACGCGCCAGGTCGACCAGTTGCTGGTTGATCTGCGCTTGCGGCACGGCGTGATCGGCGCGGCGCTTGCCGACGTAGATGCGCTCGGCATCACGACGGCACAGTTCGATGATCGCCGGAGCGACCAGGCGATCGTAAAGCACCACATCGGCTTGCTGCATCAGGCGCAAGGCGCGGAAGGTCAGCAGGTCCGGGTCACCGGGGCCGGCACCGACCAGATACACCTCACCCGGCGCCTGGTAGGTGGCACCGTCGATCTTGGCTTGCAGCAGACGCTCGGCTTCAGCGCCCTGCCCGGCCAGTTGCCGCTCGGCGATCGGGCCCTGGAAAACATCTTCCCAGAAACCGCGACGCTGATTGACGTCCGGGTACAGCGCCTTGACCTTGTGCCGAAAGCGCGCGCCAAGGCCGGCCAGTTCGCCATAAGCAGCAGGGATCCAGGTTTCAAGCTTGGCCCGGATCAACCGCGCCAGCACCGGCGCATCGCCGCCGCTGGACACCGCAACCACCAAAGGCGAGCGGTCGACAATCGCCGGGAAGATCACCGAACACAGCGCCGGCGCATCGACCACGTTGACCGGTACGCAGCGCTGGTGGGCATCCGCCGAGACCTGGGCGTTGAGCGCCTGGTCGTCGGTGGCGGCAATGATCAGCTGGCAACCGTCGAGGTCGCCAGCCTGGTAACCACGGCTGAGGATTTCACCACCACTGTGCCGGGCAAGCTCGGCCAGTTGCGCTTCGATCTCGGGCGCCACGACCCGCAGCACAGCCCCGGCATCGGCCAGCAGACGTGATTTGCGCAGGGCAATCTCGCCTCCGCCGACGATCAGCACACGGCTGCCGCGCAGTTTGTGGAACAGCGGCAGGAATTCCATTTAACCGATGACCTCCAGGCCACCCATGTACGGCTTGAGCACTTGCGGCACGCGGATCGAACCGTCGGCCTGCTGGTAGTTCTCCAGCACCGCCACCAGGGTACGGCCAACCGCCAGGCCCGAACCGTTGAGGGTGTGCACCAGTTCCGGTTTGCCGGTTTCCGGGTTGCGCCAGCGCGCCTGCATGCGGCGGGCCTGGAAGTCGCCACAGTTGGAGCACGAGGAGATTTCGCGGTACTTGTCCTGGCTCGGCACCCAGACTTCCAGGTCGTAGGTTTTCACTGCGCTGAAGCCCATGTCGCCAGTGCACAGCGCCAGCACCCGGTACGGCAGCTCCAGGGCTTGCAGGACGCGTTCAGCGTTGGCGGTCAGGCCTTCGAGGGCTTCCATGGATTTGCCTGGCTCGACGATCTGTACCATCTCGACCTTGTCGAACTGGTGCTGACGGATCATGCCGCGGGTGTCGCGGCCCGATGCACCGGCTTCGCTACGGAAGCACGGGGTGTGGGCGACGAACTTGATCGGCAGTTGCTTGGCGTCGAGGATCTCGCCGGCAACGATGTTGGTCAGCGACACTTCGGCGGTCGGGATCAGGTAGAAGTCGGCTTCGCCGTCGCGACTGATCTTGAACAGGTCTTCCTCGAACTTGGGCAACTGGCCGGTGCCTTGCAGCGCCGGCGCCTGGACCAGGTACGGGGTGTAGGCTTCTTCGTAGCCGTGCTCGCTGGTGTGCAGGTTGATCATGAACTGCGCCAGCGCGCGGTGCAGACGGGCGATCGGGCCGCGCAGCAGGGCGAAACGGGCGCCCGACAGCTTGGCCGCGGTTTCGAAGTCCAGGCCGCCGGTCAGCTCGCCCAGTGCCACGTGGTCCTTGATCTCGAAGTCGAAGGCGCGCGGGGTGCCCCAACGACGGACTTCGACGTTGTGGTCCTCATCGGCGCCAACCGGCACGCTTTCGTCCGGCAGGTTGGGAATACCCAGCAGGATGCCATCCAGTTCAGCCTGGATGCCGTCCAGCTCGACCTTGCCGCTGGCAAGCTCGCCAGCCATGCGCTCGACGTCCGCCATCAGCGGAGCGATGTCTTCGCCCTTGGCCTTGGCCTGGCCGATGGATTTGGAACGGGCGTTACGCTCGGCCTGCAGTTGTTCGGTACGGGTCTGCACCACCTTACGGCGTTCTTCCAGTGCCTCGATGCGCGCGACATCCAGGCTGAAGCCACGGGAGGCCAGGCGATCCGCCACTTCCTGAAGTTGGCCGCGTAACAGTTTGGAATCGAGCATATCGTTCTCTCGTTGGTTCAGAATTTGGTCAAAGACAGGCCAGCCCAGGTTGCGAGCAGCCCGCCCAATACGCTGGCTCCGGCATATCCGAAGGCCAGCGGCGCCTGCCCGCTTTCGAGCAGGCGCACGGTATCCAGTGAAAAGGATGAAAAGGTTGTCAGACCGCCGAGAAAACCGACGATCAGGCCCGCGCGCAGCTCGACCGGCACCAGCGGGCGATGCAGAAACAGCCCGTAGAGCAAGCCGATCAGCAGGCAGCCAATCAGATTGACCGCCAGCGTACCGAGATAGAAGTGGCGTGGCCAGTGCGCGTTGACCCAATTGGCGGTGGCAAAGCGCAGCAAGGTGCCGGCGATCCCCCCGGCACTGACCGCGGCAATCACCGCAATCATGGTTTTCTCCGCTGCCGCGGGCTGTTGCGGTCGAGTTCTGCCAGGTGCTTGAGCTTCTCGCCGATCTTCAGTTCCAGGCCGCGCGGCACCGGTTGGTAGTAGTGGCGCGGCGCGAGGTTGTCGGGGAAGTAGTCTTCGCCGGCGGCGTAGGCATCCGGCTCGTCATGGGCGTAGCGGTACTCGTCGCCATAGCCCAGTTGCTTCATCAGCTTGGTCGGGGCGTTGCGCAGGTGCAGCGGCACTTCCAGCGAGCCGTGCTCGCCGGCTTCGCGCAGGGCGGTCTTGAAGCCCATGTACACGGCGTTGCTTTTCGGTGCGCAGGCCAGGTAGGTAATGGCCTGGGCCACCGCCAGCTCGCCTTCGGGGCTGCCCAGGCGCTCCTGCACATCCCAGGCCGCCAGGCACAGGCTCAGGGCGCGCGGGTCGGCGTTGCCGATGTCTTCGCTGGCCATGCGCACCACCCGGCGGGCGATGTACAGCGGGTCGCAGCCGCCATCGAGCATGCGTGCGAACCAGTACAAGGCGCCGTCAGGGTTGGAGCCACGTACCGACTTGTGCAGCGCCGAGATCTGGTCGTAGAAGGCTTCGCCGCCCTTGTCGAAACGCCGGCGGCTGTCACCGAGCAGGCTCTGCAGCAGCTCGACGCCGATCTCGCCGCCGTCTTCGGCCAGGTCCGAGGCGTTCTCGAGGAAGTTGAGCATGCGCCGGCCGTCGCCATCGGCGGCGGCCATGAGCATCTGGAAGGCTTCGTCGCCGACCTGCAACTGGCGCTTGCCCAGGCCGCGCTCCTCACTCAGGGCGCGGTTGACCAGCTTGCGCAGCGCAGCTTCGTCGAGGCTTT carries:
- a CDS encoding glutathione S-transferase family protein, producing MGLLIDGRWHDQWYESSKDGAFQRESAQRRNALPAAQAGRYHLYVSLACPWAHRTLIFRKLKGLESLIDVSVVSWLMGEHGWTFDQSKGSTGDKLEHLDCLHQRYTRDDPHYSGRVTVPVLWDKHEQRIVNNESAQIIRIFNSAFDGLTGNRLDLYPEPLRAQIEALNERIYPAINNGVYQAGFATSQAAYDQAFDEVFAELDHLERLLGTQRYLAGEYLTEADWRLFTTLIRFDAVYHGHFKCNLRRIADYPNLSNWLRELYQWPGIAETVNFEHIQKHYYMSHKTINPNGIVPKGPLQDFELGHDRERLVGRGIWRKAGE
- the cysG gene encoding siroheme synthase CysG codes for the protein MEFLPLFHKLRGSRVLIVGGGEIALRKSRLLADAGAVLRVVAPEIEAQLAELARHSGGEILSRGYQAGDLDGCQLIIAATDDQALNAQVSADAHQRCVPVNVVDAPALCSVIFPAIVDRSPLVVAVSSGGDAPVLARLIRAKLETWIPAAYGELAGLGARFRHKVKALYPDVNQRRGFWEDVFQGPIAERQLAGQGAEAERLLQAKIDGATYQAPGEVYLVGAGPGDPDLLTFRALRLMQQADVVLYDRLVAPAIIELCRRDAERIYVGKRRADHAVPQAQINQQLVDLARQGKRVLRLKGGDPFIFGRGGEEIEELAAQGIPFQVVPGITAASGCSAYAGIPLTHRDYAQSVRFVTGHLKDGTSDLPWNDLVAPAQTLVFYMGLVGLPTICAELIRHGRAADTPAALVQQGTTPNQRVFTGTLADLPKLVAEHEVHAPTLVIVGEVVQLREKLAWFEGAQP
- a CDS encoding replication-associated recombination protein A, with the translated sequence MDLFRSDPVAQPLAARLRPASLDEYVGQEHLLARGKPLREALEAGALHSMIFWGPPGVGKTTLARLLAQFCDAHFETVSAVLAGVKEIRHAVDIAKQQAGQYGRRTILFVDEVHRFNKSQQDAFLPYVEDGTLIFIGATTENPSFELNNALLSRARVYVLKSLDEAALRKLVNRALSEERGLGKRQLQVGDEAFQMLMAAADGDGRRMLNFLENASDLAEDGGEIGVELLQSLLGDSRRRFDKGGEAFYDQISALHKSVRGSNPDGALYWFARMLDGGCDPLYIARRVVRMASEDIGNADPRALSLCLAAWDVQERLGSPEGELAVAQAITYLACAPKSNAVYMGFKTALREAGEHGSLEVPLHLRNAPTKLMKQLGYGDEYRYAHDEPDAYAAGEDYFPDNLAPRHYYQPVPRGLELKIGEKLKHLAELDRNSPRQRRKP
- the crcB gene encoding fluoride efflux transporter CrcB: MIAVIAAVSAGGIAGTLLRFATANWVNAHWPRHFYLGTLAVNLIGCLLIGLLYGLFLHRPLVPVELRAGLIVGFLGGLTTFSSFSLDTVRLLESGQAPLAFGYAGASVLGGLLATWAGLSLTKF
- a CDS encoding glycosyl transferase family protein, with amino-acid sequence MTDHSPLITETPAEHPFAQFVRILGKGKRGARGLNREEAREAMGMLLDGKVEETQLGAFLMLLRHKEESPEELAGFTEALRQRLQAPPIQVDLDWPSYAGKKRHLPWYLLAAKCLAANGVRILLHGGGAHTAGRLYTEQLLELLQIPLCRDWNTVSEALDGHKLAFIPLQDWAPRLQRMIDLRNTLGLRSPIHSLARVLNPLNARCGLQSIFHPGYQAVHREASRLLSDTAIVVKGDGGEIEINPDTSSHLYGTANGVDWDEEWPALAAQRHVKPASLEPEQLLAVWRGDEQNSYGELAVVATMALALRGLGQSREEAFAQAQRYWDQRN
- the serS gene encoding serine--tRNA ligase; this encodes MLDSKLLRGQLQEVADRLASRGFSLDVARIEALEERRKVVQTRTEQLQAERNARSKSIGQAKAKGEDIAPLMADVERMAGELASGKVELDGIQAELDGILLGIPNLPDESVPVGADEDHNVEVRRWGTPRAFDFEIKDHVALGELTGGLDFETAAKLSGARFALLRGPIARLHRALAQFMINLHTSEHGYEEAYTPYLVQAPALQGTGQLPKFEEDLFKISRDGEADFYLIPTAEVSLTNIVAGEILDAKQLPIKFVAHTPCFRSEAGASGRDTRGMIRQHQFDKVEMVQIVEPGKSMEALEGLTANAERVLQALELPYRVLALCTGDMGFSAVKTYDLEVWVPSQDKYREISSCSNCGDFQARRMQARWRNPETGKPELVHTLNGSGLAVGRTLVAVLENYQQADGSIRVPQVLKPYMGGLEVIG